One genomic region from Cellulomonas fengjieae encodes:
- a CDS encoding Rv2175c family DNA-binding protein yields the protein MNDSAEALDRLVDEWLTVPDVADRLGLDASKVRRIVQERRIIGARRGDPRVFSIPAAFLVPGHLANPAQPTQPEAGQPWTVLASLQGTLTVLSDAGFSDEAAIAWLFTPDDSLPGTPIDALRAGRKTEIRRLAAAEL from the coding sequence GTGAACGATTCCGCAGAAGCCCTCGACCGCCTGGTCGACGAGTGGCTCACAGTGCCCGACGTTGCCGACCGGCTCGGCCTCGACGCCTCCAAGGTGCGTCGGATCGTGCAGGAGCGCCGGATCATCGGTGCCCGCCGTGGCGATCCCCGCGTCTTCTCCATCCCGGCGGCGTTCCTCGTCCCCGGACACCTGGCCAACCCCGCCCAGCCGACGCAGCCCGAGGCCGGTCAGCCGTGGACGGTCCTTGCCTCGTTGCAGGGCACCCTGACGGTGCTGTCGGACGCCGGGTTCAGCGACGAGGCGGCGATCGCGTGGCTCTTCACGCCCGACGACTCGCTGCCGGGCACTCCGATCGACGCGTTGCGGGCGGGACGCAAGACCGAGATCCGTCGCCTGGCGGCCGCCGAGCTCTGA
- a CDS encoding LysM peptidoglycan-binding domain-containing protein, translating into MTQHATARRVATGTGATLALAVIGVTATGGAAYADDSYTVRKGDTVSHIAARSGSTVAAITRANALGDAARIRVGQVLTIPSSSTPDRPPAAPAPTAGSYTVVSGDTVSHIAAKLGTSVPAIVAANGLDARAFIRVGQTLNVPGASTPAAPAPAAAPQTAGSSSYTVRPGDTVSAIATRHGTTVTAVVAANGLGSRALIRIGQTLTIPAAAAAAAAVAPAAPAAASVGNTFAGRTYADSVVAAANANLATLRASATPSKADMQAKIAATARAMGVDPALAQAVAFQESGFNHAVVSPANAIGAMQVIPTSGQWASDLVGRQLNLVNPDDNVTAGVAILRSLVGTAPDLPTAIAGYYQGASSVKKNGMFADTRRYVANVQTHMTRFR; encoded by the coding sequence ATGACGCAGCACGCCACCGCCCGCCGCGTCGCCACCGGAACCGGGGCGACGCTCGCGCTGGCCGTCATCGGCGTGACCGCGACGGGGGGCGCGGCCTACGCCGACGACTCCTACACGGTCCGCAAGGGCGACACCGTCAGCCACATCGCGGCGCGCAGCGGAAGCACCGTCGCCGCCATCACCCGCGCCAACGCGCTCGGCGACGCCGCGCGCATCCGGGTCGGGCAGGTGCTGACCATCCCGTCGTCCTCCACGCCGGACCGGCCGCCCGCCGCGCCCGCCCCGACCGCGGGCTCGTACACCGTCGTCTCCGGGGACACCGTCAGCCACATCGCCGCCAAGCTGGGCACGTCGGTCCCGGCCATCGTCGCCGCCAACGGCCTGGACGCCCGCGCGTTCATCCGCGTCGGCCAGACGCTGAACGTGCCCGGTGCCTCGACCCCCGCAGCTCCCGCTCCGGCGGCCGCCCCGCAGACGGCAGGCTCGAGCTCCTACACCGTGCGCCCCGGCGACACGGTCTCCGCCATCGCCACCCGGCACGGCACCACCGTCACCGCGGTCGTCGCAGCCAACGGGCTGGGCTCCCGGGCGTTGATCCGGATCGGCCAGACCCTGACGATCCCTGCTGCGGCTGCGGCTGCGGCTGCGGTCGCGCCCGCAGCGCCGGCAGCCGCCTCGGTGGGCAACACGTTCGCCGGACGCACCTACGCCGACTCGGTCGTGGCCGCCGCCAACGCGAACCTCGCCACGCTGCGCGCCTCCGCGACGCCGTCGAAGGCGGACATGCAGGCGAAGATCGCCGCGACGGCGCGCGCGATGGGCGTCGACCCCGCGCTCGCGCAGGCCGTGGCCTTCCAGGAGTCGGGCTTCAACCACGCCGTCGTCTCCCCCGCCAACGCGATCGGTGCCATGCAGGTGATCCCGACGTCCGGCCAGTGGGCGTCGGACCTCGTGGGCCGCCAGCTCAACCTGGTGAACCCGGACGACAACGTCACCGCGGGCGTCGCCATCCTGCGGTCCCTCGTCGGCACCGCCCCCGACCTGCCGACCGCGATCGCGGGGTACTACCAGGGCGCGTCCTCGGTGAAGAAGAACGGGATGTTCGCGGACACCCGGCGCTACGTCGCCAACGTCCAGACGCACATGACGCGCTTCCGCTGA
- the pknB gene encoding Stk1 family PASTA domain-containing Ser/Thr kinase, with translation MGATITDPFVGRLVDSRYEVVSRIARGGMATVYLAVDRRLDRDVALKVMHPHLAEGTSGSDFVARFRREARTAARLTHPGLVGVYDQGVDGETSYLTMEYIDGINLRRHIGERGALTVDDALRIGERVLDALAAAHRVGLVHRDIKPENVLLATDGRVKLADFGLARAVTEVTSTTTGTVLGTVAYLAPELVVRGVSDARTDVYACGILLFEMLTGRQPFTGETPIQVAFQHVNNDVPAPSELVDWLPIEIDDAVRALAARDPDDRPVDAAAALTLLRRTRAALDEDTLARHADVPPSIVLPSATDPDETELDTGSTTADDGGAPDTDAAPRDPDETTRIDTGDGRGTTVALPIGLGVRPALATSEPAEPERSRRTRWIIALAVLAALLGGGVWWYLQQGPGAYTTVPTIIGQDATEATAILERAGLGADPTSAFDAEAPINTVFATDPAQGDRIRKDGTVSFTVSKGPDYVPVPEGVVGELQAAAEAALTAAGLEAQYTEPDFSDTVANGHIISATLPDGSPAEPGVQAIRGMEVTLTVSSGRAPVTITSVVGMSVDDATGQLEADALTLAPTEVFSDTVAAGLIIDQSPAAGAKGHRGDTIAVNVSKGPEMLALPSTYGQNVKNATAALEAAGFVVKVEHPQGISPLNIVYSQKPEGGDGKTAPKGSTITIYVF, from the coding sequence GTGGGAGCCACCATCACCGATCCGTTCGTCGGCCGTCTGGTCGACAGCCGGTACGAGGTCGTGTCCCGCATCGCCCGCGGGGGCATGGCGACCGTGTACCTGGCTGTCGACCGCCGCCTCGACCGTGACGTCGCCCTGAAGGTCATGCACCCGCACCTCGCGGAGGGCACGTCCGGCTCGGACTTCGTCGCCCGCTTCCGACGCGAGGCCCGCACGGCGGCCCGGCTCACCCACCCGGGCCTCGTCGGCGTGTACGACCAGGGCGTCGACGGCGAGACCAGCTATCTGACGATGGAGTACATCGACGGGATCAACCTGCGGCGCCACATCGGCGAACGCGGTGCCCTGACCGTCGACGACGCGCTGCGCATCGGCGAGCGAGTGCTGGACGCGCTCGCGGCCGCGCACCGCGTGGGGCTCGTGCACCGCGACATCAAGCCCGAGAACGTCCTGCTCGCCACGGACGGCCGCGTGAAGCTCGCGGACTTCGGCCTGGCGCGCGCGGTCACCGAGGTCACGTCGACGACCACCGGGACGGTTCTGGGCACGGTCGCCTACCTGGCGCCCGAGCTGGTCGTGCGCGGGGTCAGCGATGCGCGCACGGACGTCTACGCCTGCGGGATCCTGCTGTTCGAGATGCTCACCGGTCGTCAGCCCTTCACCGGTGAGACGCCGATCCAGGTCGCCTTCCAGCACGTCAACAACGACGTGCCGGCACCGTCCGAGCTCGTCGACTGGCTGCCCATCGAGATCGACGACGCGGTGCGCGCGCTGGCTGCGCGGGACCCCGACGACCGTCCGGTGGACGCCGCTGCCGCCCTCACGCTGCTGCGCCGAACCCGCGCAGCGCTCGACGAGGACACCCTGGCGCGCCACGCCGACGTCCCGCCGTCCATCGTGCTGCCCAGCGCCACCGACCCCGACGAGACCGAGCTGGACACGGGATCGACGACCGCCGACGACGGCGGTGCCCCCGACACCGACGCCGCGCCGCGCGACCCCGACGAGACCACCCGCATCGACACCGGCGACGGGCGCGGGACGACCGTGGCCCTGCCGATCGGTCTCGGCGTGCGCCCCGCTCTGGCTACGAGCGAACCCGCCGAGCCCGAGCGTTCCCGTCGGACGCGCTGGATCATCGCCCTGGCCGTCCTGGCCGCGCTCCTCGGCGGCGGAGTCTGGTGGTACCTGCAGCAGGGCCCCGGGGCGTACACCACCGTCCCGACGATCATCGGGCAGGACGCGACCGAGGCCACAGCCATCCTCGAACGGGCGGGGCTCGGAGCAGACCCGACGTCCGCGTTCGACGCCGAGGCCCCGATCAACACCGTGTTCGCGACCGATCCCGCCCAGGGCGACCGGATCCGCAAGGACGGCACCGTCTCGTTCACCGTCTCCAAGGGTCCCGACTACGTGCCCGTCCCGGAGGGCGTCGTCGGGGAGCTGCAGGCCGCGGCCGAGGCCGCGCTGACCGCAGCCGGCCTGGAGGCGCAGTACACCGAGCCCGACTTCAGCGACACCGTGGCGAACGGCCACATCATCAGCGCGACGCTCCCCGACGGCTCCCCCGCCGAGCCCGGCGTGCAGGCGATCCGGGGCATGGAGGTGACGCTCACCGTCTCGAGCGGACGCGCGCCCGTCACCATCACCTCCGTCGTGGGCATGTCGGTCGACGACGCGACCGGCCAGCTCGAGGCCGACGCGCTCACGCTCGCTCCGACTGAGGTCTTCAGCGACACGGTCGCCGCCGGCCTGATCATCGACCAGAGCCCTGCGGCCGGTGCCAAGGGCCACCGGGGCGACACCATCGCGGTCAACGTGTCCAAGGGCCCGGAGATGCTGGCGCTGCCCAGCACCTACGGCCAGAACGTCAAGAACGCGACCGCCGCGCTCGAGGCCGCCGGGTTCGTCGTGAAGGTCGAGCACCCGCAGGGGATCTCACCGCTGAACATCGTGTACTCGCAGAAGCCCGAGGGCGGCGACGGGAAGACGGCCCCCAAGGGCAGCACCATCACGATCTACGTCTTCTGA
- a CDS encoding lysophospholipid acyltransferase family protein — translation MFYWLMKRVFVGPLLHLVYRPWVRGAENVPTEGAAILASNHLAVIDSFFLPLVLDRDIVFIGKQEYFTGAGIKGRLTAGFMRGVGTIPVDRGGGKASEAALRTGLRRLADGGLFGIYPEGTRSPDGRLYRGKTGIARLALESGAPVIPVAMVGTDEAQPLGRRIPKVMRIGVVIGEPLDFSRYRGMENDRFILRSVTDEIMYAIMSLSGQEYVDVYAATQKARIATGHPAVAGDGTDHLPAAPGGRPVPDVQVPVPPEDGSPTSVG, via the coding sequence TTGTTCTACTGGTTGATGAAGCGGGTGTTCGTGGGCCCGCTGCTGCACCTGGTCTACCGGCCGTGGGTGCGCGGTGCCGAGAACGTGCCGACGGAGGGAGCCGCCATCCTGGCGAGCAACCACCTCGCGGTGATCGACTCGTTCTTCCTGCCGCTGGTCCTCGACCGGGACATCGTGTTCATCGGCAAGCAGGAGTACTTCACCGGCGCCGGGATCAAGGGCCGGCTCACGGCGGGCTTCATGCGCGGCGTCGGCACCATCCCTGTCGACCGCGGGGGCGGCAAGGCCAGCGAGGCCGCGTTGCGCACGGGTCTGCGCAGGCTGGCCGACGGCGGCCTGTTCGGCATCTACCCGGAGGGCACCCGCAGCCCCGACGGGCGGCTGTACCGCGGCAAGACCGGGATCGCACGGCTGGCGCTCGAGTCCGGCGCCCCCGTCATCCCGGTGGCGATGGTGGGCACCGACGAGGCTCAGCCCCTGGGCCGCCGGATCCCCAAGGTCATGCGGATCGGCGTCGTCATCGGCGAGCCGCTGGACTTCAGCCGGTACCGCGGCATGGAGAACGACCGGTTCATCCTGCGGTCGGTCACCGACGAGATCATGTACGCGATCATGAGCCTGTCCGGCCAGGAGTACGTCGACGTCTACGCGGCGACGCAGAAGGCGCGGATCGCCACCGGGCACCCCGCGGTCGCGGGCGACGGCACCGACCACCTGCCCGCCGCGCCGGGCGGACGGCCGGTCCCGGACGTCCAGGTGCCGGTACCGCCCGAGGACGGGTCCCCGACGTCAGTAGGATGA
- a CDS encoding AMP-dependent synthetase/ligase — MDEFHIPLRVEVDASKNLNDLLAERVGSTPDGILIEHKTQQDGPWIPLTAREFDAEIVAAAKGLVSRGVQPGDRVGIMSRTRYEWSLLDWAVWAAGAVPVPLYETSSAEQVLWILTDADVSLLVVESAAHAALVEEVRAEAPGLREVLVIDEGAIDAIVTSGAEVSDDEIARRRNLASLADLATVIYTSGTTGRPKGVELTHGNFYELTVNAVADLHEVFQEPGARTLLFMPLAHVFARFIEVLCIPAGAVLGHSPSTVTLLDDLGSFRPTFILAVPRVFEKVYNSAEQKAAASGKGAIFQRAAKTSIVYSRALDDPRGPSLWLRVQHKVADALVLHKLRNALGGQARWAVSGGAPLGERLGHFYRGLGLNVLEGYGLTETTAPATVNRPGRGTKIGSVGLPLPGSGVRIAADGEVELKGIQVFRGYHNNEAATAEAMHDGWFRTGDLGALDEQGYLRITGRKKEIIVTAGGKNVAPAVLEDRIRAHPLISQVVVVGDHRPFIGALITLDPEGVPGWLSAHGKPPMTLEAAAKDADVLASLDKAVEKANRAVSRAESVRKYRILDTDLTIANGYLTPKLSIRRNEVLKDYAGEIDALYDGPAQD, encoded by the coding sequence ATGGACGAGTTCCACATCCCGTTGCGCGTCGAGGTCGACGCCTCGAAGAACCTCAACGACCTGCTCGCGGAGCGTGTCGGTAGCACACCCGACGGCATCCTCATCGAGCACAAGACCCAGCAGGACGGGCCGTGGATCCCCCTGACGGCACGTGAGTTCGACGCCGAGATCGTCGCCGCCGCGAAGGGCCTCGTGTCGCGCGGGGTCCAACCCGGCGACCGGGTCGGCATCATGTCGCGCACCCGGTACGAGTGGTCACTTCTGGACTGGGCCGTCTGGGCCGCCGGAGCCGTCCCCGTGCCGCTGTACGAGACGTCGTCGGCCGAGCAGGTCCTGTGGATCCTCACCGACGCGGACGTCTCGCTCCTCGTGGTGGAGTCCGCCGCGCACGCCGCCCTCGTGGAGGAGGTCCGCGCCGAGGCCCCCGGCCTGCGCGAGGTCCTGGTCATCGACGAGGGTGCGATCGACGCGATCGTGACGAGCGGGGCCGAGGTGAGCGACGACGAGATCGCGCGTCGCCGCAACCTCGCGTCGCTCGCCGACCTGGCCACCGTCATCTACACCTCGGGGACGACCGGTCGTCCGAAGGGTGTGGAGCTCACGCACGGCAACTTCTACGAGCTGACCGTCAACGCGGTCGCGGACCTGCACGAGGTCTTCCAGGAGCCCGGCGCTCGCACCCTGCTGTTCATGCCGCTGGCGCACGTGTTCGCCAGGTTCATCGAGGTGCTCTGCATCCCCGCCGGCGCCGTGCTGGGCCACAGCCCCAGCACCGTGACTCTGCTCGACGACCTCGGCTCCTTCCGGCCGACGTTCATCCTCGCGGTCCCGCGCGTCTTCGAGAAGGTCTACAACTCGGCCGAGCAGAAGGCGGCGGCGTCCGGCAAGGGCGCGATCTTCCAGCGGGCCGCCAAGACCTCGATCGTCTACTCCCGAGCCCTCGACGACCCGCGCGGGCCGAGCCTGTGGCTGCGGGTGCAGCACAAGGTGGCGGACGCGCTCGTGCTGCACAAGCTGCGCAACGCCCTGGGTGGCCAGGCGCGGTGGGCCGTCTCGGGCGGCGCCCCCCTCGGGGAGCGCCTCGGCCACTTCTACCGGGGCCTGGGCCTCAACGTTCTCGAGGGCTACGGGCTGACCGAGACCACCGCCCCCGCGACGGTGAACCGACCCGGTCGGGGCACCAAGATCGGCAGCGTCGGGCTGCCGCTGCCCGGCAGCGGGGTCCGTATCGCGGCGGACGGGGAGGTCGAGCTCAAGGGCATCCAGGTGTTCCGTGGCTACCACAACAACGAGGCTGCGACCGCCGAGGCCATGCACGACGGCTGGTTCCGGACCGGTGACCTCGGCGCCCTCGACGAGCAGGGGTACCTGCGGATCACCGGGCGCAAGAAGGAGATCATCGTCACGGCCGGCGGCAAGAACGTCGCGCCCGCCGTGCTCGAGGACCGCATCCGTGCCCACCCCCTGATCAGCCAGGTCGTCGTCGTCGGTGATCACCGGCCCTTCATCGGGGCGTTGATCACGCTCGACCCCGAGGGCGTGCCCGGGTGGCTCTCCGCCCACGGCAAGCCGCCGATGACGCTCGAGGCCGCAGCCAAGGACGCCGACGTCCTGGCGTCGCTGGACAAGGCGGTCGAGAAGGCGAACCGGGCCGTGTCGCGGGCCGAGTCGGTGCGCAAGTACCGGATCCTCGACACGGACCTGACCATCGCGAACGGCTACCTCACGCCGAAACTCAGCATCCGGCGCAACGAGGTGCTCAAGGACTACGCGGGCGAGATCGACGCGCTCTACGACGGACCCGCGCAGGACTGA
- a CDS encoding ROK family glucokinase, producing MHAIGVDIGGTKIAAGVVDEDGTILAKTRRDTSPDDVAGIDQAIAEVYLELSGSYEVGAVGVAAAGFVSADRSSVLFAPNIAWRDYPLRQRVQAILQDDVMIVVENDANAAGWAEFQFGAARDVDDMLMLTVGTGLGGAIVSNGTLVRGAWGVAAEIGHMRVVPGGHYCGCGHEGCWEQYASGSALVRDAQATLIIQPERAARLLELAGDEVTKLTGPHVTQAAQEGDPLAVELLAELGRWLGEGAASATALLDPALIVVGGGVADAGDLLLAPARKAFDEQLSGRGHRPEAAIVVASMRNDAGMVGAADLARR from the coding sequence ATGCACGCCATCGGTGTGGACATCGGCGGGACGAAGATCGCGGCGGGGGTCGTCGACGAGGACGGCACGATCCTTGCCAAGACGCGCCGCGACACGTCGCCCGACGACGTCGCGGGCATCGACCAGGCGATCGCCGAGGTCTACCTCGAGCTCAGCGGTTCGTACGAGGTCGGTGCCGTGGGCGTGGCCGCGGCCGGGTTCGTGTCGGCGGACCGGTCGTCCGTGCTCTTCGCGCCGAACATCGCGTGGCGCGACTACCCGCTGCGCCAGCGGGTGCAGGCGATCCTGCAGGACGACGTCATGATCGTCGTGGAGAACGACGCCAACGCGGCCGGCTGGGCCGAGTTCCAGTTCGGGGCCGCACGTGACGTCGACGACATGCTCATGCTGACCGTCGGCACCGGACTGGGTGGCGCGATCGTGTCCAACGGCACCCTCGTGCGCGGCGCCTGGGGGGTCGCGGCCGAGATCGGCCACATGCGCGTGGTCCCCGGCGGGCACTACTGCGGCTGCGGGCACGAGGGCTGCTGGGAGCAGTACGCCTCGGGCAGCGCCCTGGTCCGTGACGCCCAGGCGACGCTCATCATCCAGCCCGAGCGCGCCGCGCGGCTGCTCGAGCTCGCGGGCGACGAGGTCACCAAGCTGACCGGCCCTCATGTGACCCAGGCGGCGCAGGAGGGCGACCCGCTCGCCGTCGAGCTTCTCGCGGAGCTCGGACGCTGGCTGGGCGAGGGTGCCGCATCGGCGACCGCCCTGCTCGACCCGGCGCTCATCGTCGTCGGTGGAGGCGTGGCCGACGCCGGCGACCTGCTCCTGGCGCCGGCCCGCAAGGCGTTCGACGAGCAGCTCTCCGGACGGGGACACCGGCCGGAGGCAGCGATCGTCGTGGCGTCGATGCGCAACGACGCCGGCATGGTCGGCGCCGCCGACCTCGCACGTCGCTGA
- a CDS encoding class II 3-deoxy-7-phosphoheptulonate synthase yields MSIEADPQVVAGLDAWRSMGALQQPHWPDAAALEAVTSRLSTLPPLVFAGEADHLRAQLAAAGRGEAFLLQGGDCAETFSTATADNIRNKIKTILQMAVVLTYGASLPVIKMGRMAGQYAKPRSSDTETRDGVTLPAFRGDIINDHEFTAEARTPDPQRLLEAYHTSASTLNLIRAFTTGGFASLLRVHEWNRGFMANPSYARYEEIAAEIDRAIRFMAACGADFDALRSVDFFSSHEGLLLDYERPLTRIDSRTGLPYDCSAHFVWIGERTRQLGGAHVDYFSRVQNPLGIKLGPTSTGDDALALIDKLNPQGEAGRITFITRMGAGKVRDLLPALVEKVTADGRPVTWVCDPMHGNGLTSASGYKTRRFSDVMDEVAGFFEVHRGLGTVPGGLHIELTGDDVTEVLGGSEEIDDEGLARRYETLVDPRLNHQQSLEMAFQVVELLRAAS; encoded by the coding sequence GTGAGCATCGAGGCCGACCCGCAGGTCGTCGCAGGGCTGGACGCCTGGCGGTCGATGGGCGCGCTCCAGCAGCCCCACTGGCCCGACGCGGCGGCACTGGAGGCAGTGACGTCGCGCCTGTCCACCCTCCCGCCGCTCGTCTTCGCGGGGGAGGCCGACCACCTTCGCGCCCAGCTGGCAGCGGCCGGCCGGGGCGAGGCGTTCCTGCTGCAGGGCGGCGACTGCGCCGAGACGTTCAGCACCGCCACCGCGGACAACATCCGCAACAAGATCAAGACGATCCTGCAGATGGCCGTGGTGCTCACGTACGGCGCCAGCCTGCCCGTCATCAAGATGGGCCGGATGGCCGGTCAGTACGCCAAGCCCCGCAGCTCCGACACGGAGACCCGGGACGGCGTCACGCTGCCCGCCTTCCGTGGCGACATCATCAACGACCACGAGTTCACGGCCGAGGCCCGCACGCCGGACCCGCAGCGGCTGCTCGAGGCGTACCACACGTCGGCGTCGACGCTGAACCTGATCCGCGCGTTCACCACGGGCGGGTTCGCGTCCCTCCTGCGCGTGCACGAGTGGAACCGCGGCTTCATGGCGAACCCGTCGTACGCGCGGTACGAGGAGATCGCGGCGGAGATCGACCGGGCGATCCGCTTCATGGCGGCCTGTGGCGCCGATTTTGACGCGCTGCGGTCGGTCGACTTCTTCTCCAGCCACGAGGGTCTCCTGCTCGACTACGAGCGTCCGCTGACGCGGATCGACTCGCGCACGGGCCTGCCGTACGACTGCTCGGCGCACTTCGTCTGGATCGGGGAGCGCACCCGCCAGCTCGGTGGTGCGCACGTCGACTACTTCTCCCGCGTGCAGAACCCGTTGGGCATCAAGCTGGGCCCGACGAGCACGGGGGACGACGCCCTGGCGCTCATCGACAAGCTCAACCCGCAGGGCGAGGCAGGCCGCATCACCTTCATCACGCGCATGGGTGCGGGCAAGGTCCGTGACCTGCTGCCCGCGCTCGTGGAGAAGGTGACCGCCGACGGTCGACCGGTGACGTGGGTGTGCGACCCGATGCACGGCAACGGGTTGACCTCGGCGTCCGGCTACAAGACCCGCCGGTTCTCCGACGTCATGGACGAGGTGGCCGGGTTCTTCGAGGTCCACCGCGGGCTCGGCACCGTTCCGGGCGGCCTGCACATCGAGCTCACGGGTGACGACGTGACCGAGGTGCTGGGTGGCAGCGAGGAGATCGACGACGAGGGGCTGGCGCGACGGTACGAGACGCTGGTGGACCCGCGCCTGAACCACCAGCAGTCGCTCGAGATGGCGTTCCAGGTGGTCGAGCTGCTCCGCGCCGCTTCCTGA
- a CDS encoding pyrophosphate--fructose-6-phosphate 1-phosphotransferase: protein MSVRRVALLTAGGFAPCLSSAVGGLIERYTEIAPDIEIIAYEHGYYGLLRGDKIVIDDETRAKAGILHKFGGSPIGNSRVKLTNAKDCVKRGLVQEGEDPLQVAAERLKADGVDVLHTIGGDDTNTTAADLAAYLHDNGYELTVVGLPKTIDNDVVPIKQSLGAWTAAEEAAGFAANIIGEHRSGPRMLIVHEVMGRHCGWLTAAAAADYRKWLDAQEWVPGIGLTRERWDIHAVFLPELALDIDAEAARLKTIMDEQGNVNIFLSEGAGMHEIVEQLEASGTEVLRDAFGHVRLDTINPGQWFAKQFAEKLDAEKVMVQKSGYYSRAAAANPEDLRLIKSMTDLAVECALRGESGVIGHDEEQGDVLRAIEFPRIAGGKAFDVSQPWFGALLEDIGQPLVPASHS from the coding sequence ATGTCGGTTCGTCGCGTCGCCCTCCTGACCGCAGGTGGCTTCGCCCCGTGCCTGTCGTCCGCCGTCGGCGGGCTCATCGAGCGGTACACGGAGATCGCTCCCGACATCGAGATCATCGCGTACGAGCACGGGTACTACGGGCTGCTGCGCGGGGACAAGATCGTCATCGACGACGAGACCCGGGCCAAGGCCGGGATCCTGCACAAGTTCGGCGGCTCGCCCATCGGCAACTCGCGCGTCAAGCTCACCAACGCCAAGGACTGCGTCAAGCGTGGCCTGGTGCAGGAGGGTGAGGACCCGCTGCAGGTCGCGGCCGAGCGCCTCAAGGCCGACGGCGTGGACGTGCTGCACACCATCGGTGGCGACGACACGAACACGACCGCCGCCGACCTCGCCGCCTACCTGCACGACAACGGCTACGAGCTCACCGTCGTCGGCCTGCCCAAGACGATCGACAACGACGTGGTGCCCATCAAGCAGTCGCTGGGTGCCTGGACCGCGGCCGAGGAGGCCGCCGGGTTCGCGGCGAACATCATCGGCGAGCACCGCTCCGGCCCGCGCATGCTCATCGTGCACGAGGTCATGGGCCGGCACTGCGGGTGGCTCACCGCCGCCGCGGCCGCCGACTACCGCAAGTGGCTCGACGCCCAGGAGTGGGTCCCGGGCATCGGCCTGACGCGCGAGCGCTGGGACATCCACGCCGTCTTCCTGCCGGAGCTCGCGCTCGACATCGACGCCGAGGCCGCGCGGCTCAAGACGATCATGGACGAGCAGGGCAACGTCAACATCTTCCTGTCCGAGGGCGCCGGGATGCACGAGATCGTCGAGCAGCTCGAGGCCTCCGGGACCGAGGTGCTGCGGGACGCCTTCGGGCACGTGCGTCTCGACACGATCAACCCGGGGCAGTGGTTCGCGAAGCAGTTCGCGGAGAAGCTCGACGCCGAGAAGGTCATGGTGCAGAAGTCGGGCTACTACTCGCGCGCCGCGGCGGCGAACCCCGAGGACCTGCGGCTCATCAAGTCGATGACCGACCTGGCCGTGGAGTGCGCCCTGCGCGGCGAGTCCGGCGTCATCGGTCACGACGAGGAGCAGGGCGACGTGCTGCGTGCCATCGAGTTCCCCCGGATCGCCGGTGGCAAGGCGTTCGACGTCTCCCAGCCGTGGTTCGGTGCGCTGCTCGAGGACATCGGTCAGCCACTGGTCCCGGCGAGCCACTCGTGA